From Nicotiana tabacum cultivar K326 chromosome 22, ASM71507v2, whole genome shotgun sequence, one genomic window encodes:
- the LOC107801829 gene encoding uncharacterized protein LOC107801829 isoform X1 has translation MGAEKHGSKSGGSYVGGFLQLFDWNAKSRKKLFSSKSDIPEQSKQKKRCDGTLPMTRVHLKNEDDTTAASSIKGSSDYSCASSVTDEEYYGIKPAGVVARLMGLDCMPTSNVSEPYSTPFLDCESLRSAPCLSRNLEYHQNFQSVYSSNFHEKMETLDRSSLEPKQQKIISRPIEKFQTEILPPKSAKSIPITHYKLLSPIKSANSIPPQNAAHIMEAAARILEPGPQATSKAKLSLIGSSSLPLKVKDLKERVEASQKVTKIAEASRRPAESNASKYLKGQSMNKSWNGLADTTKQKDLSDPDESFVGGKTKGKSISLALQAKANVQKREGLNTGSSRSVLGQKEPSKVISNQLFTSQPSTEKNTHKKPSVHNISSVLRQNNQKQNSIADRGKAPSKTFLSNSQGKRTLSEDSSFARHKSSNKMTENSKVSSRRLNRQAGDRKEETYSCTKSVTRKKRPSDGDIQYEKNQAAGSTSTHKSGKLIQSCIFTDREMSWGDKRKGEGTDVISFTFNAPLTRSVPSPEPSREAQGTSHEYSTDFRSKKMQLSSDSMNSFKSSFGHNLSAADDLSTLLDQKLRELSYVVESSRQKKGSSSFSSSIFQDLNGLSKTTMLHGKGKHDDMEVDDLVSRCKPGFSSIRPLGITGQHKHQGMEEELSECCSSEFEGRKVFGSRFPSPISVLEHSFLTESCNSSDTAESNNTGASKQSSSVQAKEVLGICSLKKFHSIEGDVDLLDSASSTCGAKEHLKNFRMMDLGKSPNCWELEYAKEIVCNIESMFMDFAMSGSREIINPQLFDQLEKVNGRGHELKQRRKVVFDCVSECLDIRCKRYVDGGYDTWVKGVVVVRNKEKLAEEVYREISGWSGMGNCMVDELVDKDMSGYFGRWLDFEVEAFELGIQIEKRLLNSLIDEVVADILLL, from the exons ATGGGCGCTGAGAAACACGGTTCCAAGAGTGGAGGAAGTTATGTTGGTGGCTTCCTGCAGTTATTTGATTGGAACGCAAAATCACGGAAGAAGTTGTTCTCTAGCAAGTCTGATATACCAG AGCAATCCAAACAGAAGAAGAGATGTGATGGGACCTTACCTATGACTCGGGTTCATCTG AAGAATGAGGATGATACTACAGCAGCATCCAGTATCAAAGGAAGCAGTGATTATAGTTGTGCCTCGTCGGTGACTGATGAGGAATATTATGGTATCAAGCCTGCAGGTGTCGTTGCAAGACTTATGGGATTGGATTGCATGCCAACCTCTAACGTTTCAGAGCCTTACTCAACTCCATTTTTAGATTGTGAATCCCTACGAAGTGCTCCTTGCCTTTCGAGAAACCTCGAATACCATCAAAATTTTCAATCAGTATATTCCAGCAACTTTCATGAGAAGATGGAGACCCTAGACAGGAGCTCATTGGAGCCAAAGCAACAGAAGATAATCAGCAGGCCAATTGAGAAGTTTCAAACGGAGATTTTGCCTCCTAAGTCAGCTAAATCAATCCCAATCACTCATTATAAGCTTCTATCCCCTATCAAAAGTGCCAATTCAATCCCACCtcagaatgcagctcacataatgGAAGCAGCTGCCAGAATTCTTGAGCCAGGACCTCAAGCTACATCGAAAGCAAAATTGTCCCTAATTGGATCTTCTTCACTTCCCTTGAAGgtaaaagatttaaaagaaaggGTCGAAGCTTCTCAAAAAGTAACCAAGATTGCTGAAGCTTCTCGAAGGCCAGCTGAGTCAAATGCTTCTAAGTACCTTAAAGGGCAATCCATGAATAAGAGCTGGAACGGATTGGCAGATACAACCAAGCAGAAAGATCTCTCAGATCCTGATGAATCTTTTGTTGGAGGCAAAACTAAAGGAAAGTCTATTTCCCTAGCCCTGCAAGCAAAAGCTAATGTCCAGAAAAGAGAGGGCCTAAATACAGGCAGCAGCAGAAGCGTACTTGGCCAGAAAGAACCAAGTAAAGTCATTTCAAACCAATTGTTTACAAGCCAACCTAGCACAGAAAAGAACACACACAAGAAACCATCTGTACATAATATTTCAAGTGTTTTGCGGCAGAATAATCAAAAACAAAATAGCATAGCTGATAGGGGGAAGGCACCTTCAAAGACATTTCTTTCCAACTCCCAAGGAAAACGTACACTTAGCGAGGATTCTTCCTTTGCGCGACACAAGAGTTCAAATAAAATGACTGAAAACTCCAAAGTCAGTTCCAGGAGGTTGAACAGACAGGCAGGTGATAGAAAGGAAGAAACATATTCTTGTACAAAAAGTGTCACACGTAAGAAGCGGCCTAGTGACGGTGATATCCAATATGAGAAAAATCAGGCTGCTGGGAGCACGTCTACTCATAAAAGTGGAAAACTGATCCAGTCTTGCATATTCACGGATAGGGAAATGAGCTGGGGTGATAAGAGAAAAGGGGAAGGAACAGACGTTATTTCCTTTACATTCAATGCACCCCTGACACGATCAGTACCCAGCCCCGAGCCCTCAAGAGAAGCACAGGGGACAAGTCATGAGTATAGCACGGATTTTCGAAGTAAAAAGATGCAGCTCAGCTCAGATAGTATGAATAGTTTTAAGTCTTCTTTTGGGCATAACTTGAGTGCTGCTGATGATTTGAGCACTCTTTTGGATCAAAAGTTAAGAGAATTATCTTATGTAGTTGAGTCGTCACGCCAGAAAAAGGGATCATCCAGTTTTTCCTCATCGATATTCCAGGATCTGAATGGCTTATCGAAGACCACCATGTTGCATGGTAAGGGGAAACATGATGACATGGAAGTGGATGATTTAGTCAGCCGCTGCAAACCTGGATTTTCTTCTATTCGTCCTCTGGGAATCACTGGGCAGCACAAGCATCAG GGAATGGAAGAGGAACTGAGTGAGTGTTGCAGCAGTGAATTTGAAGGCAGGAAGGTGTTTGGCAGTCGGTTCCCAAGTCCTATATCTGTTCTTGAGCATTCTTTTCTTACTGAAAGTTGCAACTCTTCAGATACTGCAGAAAGTAACAATACAGGAG CTAGCAAGCAAAGTTCATCAGTACAAGCTAAAGAAGTGCTTGGTATATGCTCTTTGAAAAAGTTTCATTCGATTGAAGGTGATGTAGATTTGTTAGACTCTGCCTCTTCAACTTGTGGCGCAAAGGAGCATCTCAAAAATTTCCGTATGATGGATCTTGGGAAATCACCAAACTGCTGGGAGCTGGAATATGCGAAGGAAATAGTATGCAATATTGAGTCGATGTTCATGGATTTCGCAATGAGCGGGTCTCGCGAGATCATCAATCCACAACTTTTTGATCAATTGGAAAAGGTAAATGGTCGTGGACATGAGCTAAAACAAAGACGAAAGGTAGTATTTGATTGTGTGAGTGAATGCTTGGACATAAGATGTAAGCGATACGTGGATGGTGGATATGATACATGGGTAAAAGGTGTCGTGGTGGTCAGAAACAAGGAGAAACTAGCAGAAGAAGTATATAGGGAAATTTCAGGGTGGAGTGGGATGGGTAACTGCATGGTTGATGAACTTGTAGACAAGGACATGAGTGGTTACTTTGGTAGATGGCTGGACTTTGAAGTTGAAGCATTTGAACTGGGAATACAGATCGAGAAACGGTTGCTAAATTCTTTGATTGATGAAGTAGTTGCTGACATCTTGCTACTCTAG
- the LOC107801829 gene encoding uncharacterized protein LOC107801829 isoform X2 yields the protein MGAEKHGSKSGGSYVGGFLQLFDWNAKSRKKLFSSKSDIPEQSKQKKRCDGTLPMTRVHLNEDDTTAASSIKGSSDYSCASSVTDEEYYGIKPAGVVARLMGLDCMPTSNVSEPYSTPFLDCESLRSAPCLSRNLEYHQNFQSVYSSNFHEKMETLDRSSLEPKQQKIISRPIEKFQTEILPPKSAKSIPITHYKLLSPIKSANSIPPQNAAHIMEAAARILEPGPQATSKAKLSLIGSSSLPLKVKDLKERVEASQKVTKIAEASRRPAESNASKYLKGQSMNKSWNGLADTTKQKDLSDPDESFVGGKTKGKSISLALQAKANVQKREGLNTGSSRSVLGQKEPSKVISNQLFTSQPSTEKNTHKKPSVHNISSVLRQNNQKQNSIADRGKAPSKTFLSNSQGKRTLSEDSSFARHKSSNKMTENSKVSSRRLNRQAGDRKEETYSCTKSVTRKKRPSDGDIQYEKNQAAGSTSTHKSGKLIQSCIFTDREMSWGDKRKGEGTDVISFTFNAPLTRSVPSPEPSREAQGTSHEYSTDFRSKKMQLSSDSMNSFKSSFGHNLSAADDLSTLLDQKLRELSYVVESSRQKKGSSSFSSSIFQDLNGLSKTTMLHGKGKHDDMEVDDLVSRCKPGFSSIRPLGITGQHKHQGMEEELSECCSSEFEGRKVFGSRFPSPISVLEHSFLTESCNSSDTAESNNTGASKQSSSVQAKEVLGICSLKKFHSIEGDVDLLDSASSTCGAKEHLKNFRMMDLGKSPNCWELEYAKEIVCNIESMFMDFAMSGSREIINPQLFDQLEKVNGRGHELKQRRKVVFDCVSECLDIRCKRYVDGGYDTWVKGVVVVRNKEKLAEEVYREISGWSGMGNCMVDELVDKDMSGYFGRWLDFEVEAFELGIQIEKRLLNSLIDEVVADILLL from the exons ATGGGCGCTGAGAAACACGGTTCCAAGAGTGGAGGAAGTTATGTTGGTGGCTTCCTGCAGTTATTTGATTGGAACGCAAAATCACGGAAGAAGTTGTTCTCTAGCAAGTCTGATATACCAG AGCAATCCAAACAGAAGAAGAGATGTGATGGGACCTTACCTATGACTCGGGTTCATCTG AATGAGGATGATACTACAGCAGCATCCAGTATCAAAGGAAGCAGTGATTATAGTTGTGCCTCGTCGGTGACTGATGAGGAATATTATGGTATCAAGCCTGCAGGTGTCGTTGCAAGACTTATGGGATTGGATTGCATGCCAACCTCTAACGTTTCAGAGCCTTACTCAACTCCATTTTTAGATTGTGAATCCCTACGAAGTGCTCCTTGCCTTTCGAGAAACCTCGAATACCATCAAAATTTTCAATCAGTATATTCCAGCAACTTTCATGAGAAGATGGAGACCCTAGACAGGAGCTCATTGGAGCCAAAGCAACAGAAGATAATCAGCAGGCCAATTGAGAAGTTTCAAACGGAGATTTTGCCTCCTAAGTCAGCTAAATCAATCCCAATCACTCATTATAAGCTTCTATCCCCTATCAAAAGTGCCAATTCAATCCCACCtcagaatgcagctcacataatgGAAGCAGCTGCCAGAATTCTTGAGCCAGGACCTCAAGCTACATCGAAAGCAAAATTGTCCCTAATTGGATCTTCTTCACTTCCCTTGAAGgtaaaagatttaaaagaaaggGTCGAAGCTTCTCAAAAAGTAACCAAGATTGCTGAAGCTTCTCGAAGGCCAGCTGAGTCAAATGCTTCTAAGTACCTTAAAGGGCAATCCATGAATAAGAGCTGGAACGGATTGGCAGATACAACCAAGCAGAAAGATCTCTCAGATCCTGATGAATCTTTTGTTGGAGGCAAAACTAAAGGAAAGTCTATTTCCCTAGCCCTGCAAGCAAAAGCTAATGTCCAGAAAAGAGAGGGCCTAAATACAGGCAGCAGCAGAAGCGTACTTGGCCAGAAAGAACCAAGTAAAGTCATTTCAAACCAATTGTTTACAAGCCAACCTAGCACAGAAAAGAACACACACAAGAAACCATCTGTACATAATATTTCAAGTGTTTTGCGGCAGAATAATCAAAAACAAAATAGCATAGCTGATAGGGGGAAGGCACCTTCAAAGACATTTCTTTCCAACTCCCAAGGAAAACGTACACTTAGCGAGGATTCTTCCTTTGCGCGACACAAGAGTTCAAATAAAATGACTGAAAACTCCAAAGTCAGTTCCAGGAGGTTGAACAGACAGGCAGGTGATAGAAAGGAAGAAACATATTCTTGTACAAAAAGTGTCACACGTAAGAAGCGGCCTAGTGACGGTGATATCCAATATGAGAAAAATCAGGCTGCTGGGAGCACGTCTACTCATAAAAGTGGAAAACTGATCCAGTCTTGCATATTCACGGATAGGGAAATGAGCTGGGGTGATAAGAGAAAAGGGGAAGGAACAGACGTTATTTCCTTTACATTCAATGCACCCCTGACACGATCAGTACCCAGCCCCGAGCCCTCAAGAGAAGCACAGGGGACAAGTCATGAGTATAGCACGGATTTTCGAAGTAAAAAGATGCAGCTCAGCTCAGATAGTATGAATAGTTTTAAGTCTTCTTTTGGGCATAACTTGAGTGCTGCTGATGATTTGAGCACTCTTTTGGATCAAAAGTTAAGAGAATTATCTTATGTAGTTGAGTCGTCACGCCAGAAAAAGGGATCATCCAGTTTTTCCTCATCGATATTCCAGGATCTGAATGGCTTATCGAAGACCACCATGTTGCATGGTAAGGGGAAACATGATGACATGGAAGTGGATGATTTAGTCAGCCGCTGCAAACCTGGATTTTCTTCTATTCGTCCTCTGGGAATCACTGGGCAGCACAAGCATCAG GGAATGGAAGAGGAACTGAGTGAGTGTTGCAGCAGTGAATTTGAAGGCAGGAAGGTGTTTGGCAGTCGGTTCCCAAGTCCTATATCTGTTCTTGAGCATTCTTTTCTTACTGAAAGTTGCAACTCTTCAGATACTGCAGAAAGTAACAATACAGGAG CTAGCAAGCAAAGTTCATCAGTACAAGCTAAAGAAGTGCTTGGTATATGCTCTTTGAAAAAGTTTCATTCGATTGAAGGTGATGTAGATTTGTTAGACTCTGCCTCTTCAACTTGTGGCGCAAAGGAGCATCTCAAAAATTTCCGTATGATGGATCTTGGGAAATCACCAAACTGCTGGGAGCTGGAATATGCGAAGGAAATAGTATGCAATATTGAGTCGATGTTCATGGATTTCGCAATGAGCGGGTCTCGCGAGATCATCAATCCACAACTTTTTGATCAATTGGAAAAGGTAAATGGTCGTGGACATGAGCTAAAACAAAGACGAAAGGTAGTATTTGATTGTGTGAGTGAATGCTTGGACATAAGATGTAAGCGATACGTGGATGGTGGATATGATACATGGGTAAAAGGTGTCGTGGTGGTCAGAAACAAGGAGAAACTAGCAGAAGAAGTATATAGGGAAATTTCAGGGTGGAGTGGGATGGGTAACTGCATGGTTGATGAACTTGTAGACAAGGACATGAGTGGTTACTTTGGTAGATGGCTGGACTTTGAAGTTGAAGCATTTGAACTGGGAATACAGATCGAGAAACGGTTGCTAAATTCTTTGATTGATGAAGTAGTTGCTGACATCTTGCTACTCTAG